Proteins found in one Mytilus edulis chromosome 2, xbMytEdul2.2, whole genome shotgun sequence genomic segment:
- the LOC139510867 gene encoding vitelline membrane outer layer protein 1 homolog, whose translation MATSLRYCFFSNGGDLGDWSDEEFCTKGHYAIGFNMKTEGHHDTDNTELNAIEVICGSRGSERCGDTASSGQHDWGDWTGEALCPENTFMTSFSLQVHKYNNEIRDNTGANHVKFKCRNFKDSMRNFDLSYPPGYGTHGSYSESSETCPVNSAICGIKTKIQSYQGDEGDDTTLNDVKFFCCE comes from the exons ATGGCG acTTCATtaagatattgttttttttcgaaTGGAGGAGATTTGGGTGATTGGTCAGATGAAGAATTTTGTACCAAAGGTCATTACGCTATTGGTTTCAACATGAAG ACTGAAGGGCATCATGACACAGATAATACCGAACTGAATGCTATTGAAGTTATATGTGGCAGTAGAGGAAGTGAACGCTGTGGTGATACAGCAAGTTCTGGTCAACATGACTGGGGAGATTGGACTGGGGAAGCACTTTGTCCAGAAAACACCTTTATGACCTCATTCTCTCTACAAGTACATAAATACAAT AATGAAATTAGAGATAACACGGGCGCCAACCATGTCAAATTCAAATGCAGAAATTTCAAAGACAGCATGAGAAATTTCGACCTGAGCTATCCGCCTGGGTATGGAACACATGGCTCTTACAGCGAGTCGAGTGAAACCTGTCCAGTAAATAGTGCCATATGTGGTATAAAAACCAAAATCCAGTCATACCAAGGAGATGAAGGGGACGATACCACGCTTAATGATGTTAAATTCTTTTGTTGTGAATAA
- the LOC139510574 gene encoding vitelline membrane outer layer protein 1 homolog produces MKIEGPHETDNTELNAIEIICGSRGSDRCGDKASSGQQHWGDWTGEALCPANTFLTSFSLQVQKYSDESRDNTAANHVKFKCRNFKDSGSDFDLSYPPGYGLYGSYGEWSDACPVNSAICGIKTKIHPDKGFGIDDTALNDVQFFCCD; encoded by the exons ATGAAG ATTGAAGGGCCGCATGAAACAGATAATACCGAATTGAACGCTATTGAAATAATATGTGGCAGTAGAGGAAGTGATCGCTGTGGTGATAAAGCAAGTTCTGGTCAGCAACACTGGGGAGATTGGACTGGGGAAGCACTTTGTCCAGCTAACACCTTTCTGACCTCTTTCTCTCTACAAGTACAGAAATACAGT GACGAAAGTAGGGATAATACGGCTGCCAACCATGTCAAATTCAAATGCAGAAATTTCAAAGACAGTGGGAGCGACTTCGACCTAAGCTATCCACCTGGGTATGGACTATATGGCTCTTACGGCGAGTGGAGTGATGCCTGTCCCGTGAACAGTGCCATATGTGGTATAAAAACCAAGATCCATCCAGACAAAGGCTTTGGAATCGACGATACCGCACTTAATGATGTTCAATTCTTTTGTTGTGATTAA